The following are from one region of the Achromobacter xylosoxidans genome:
- a CDS encoding ABC transporter permease, producing MGYILRRVLAIVPVMAVVAVIVFLLIHLSPGDPAALIAGDFASADDIAKLRVALGLDEPLWRQFGLWAGKLLQGDLGTSIFTHVPVTQLLAQRVEPTLSIAALTMLVSIIVAVPLGVLAAYRAGTWIDRLVMLFAVLAFSVPVFLVGYLLIYGFAIKLQWLPVQGYVSLSEGVGPWLRNLTLPCINLALVYIALITRMTRATVVEVLHEDYIRTARAKGLAVLPVLEHALRNAAIPIATTVGVGIALLIGGVVVTETVFAIPGIGRLVIDAVQHHDYPVIQSVLLLSAGTYVVINLLIDLSYRLFDPRIRY from the coding sequence ATGGGTTACATCCTCCGGCGAGTGCTGGCCATCGTGCCTGTCATGGCAGTGGTGGCGGTGATCGTCTTCCTGCTGATCCACCTGTCGCCGGGAGACCCGGCGGCGCTCATCGCCGGGGATTTCGCCTCCGCCGACGACATCGCCAAGCTGCGCGTGGCGCTGGGCCTGGACGAGCCGCTGTGGCGGCAGTTCGGGCTGTGGGCGGGCAAACTGCTGCAAGGCGACCTGGGCACGTCCATCTTCACCCACGTGCCCGTGACGCAGCTGCTGGCGCAGCGGGTGGAACCCACGTTGTCCATTGCCGCGCTCACGATGCTGGTCTCCATCATCGTGGCCGTGCCGCTGGGCGTGCTGGCCGCCTACCGCGCCGGCACCTGGATCGACCGCCTGGTGATGCTGTTCGCCGTGCTGGCGTTCTCGGTGCCGGTGTTCCTGGTCGGCTACCTGCTGATCTACGGCTTCGCCATCAAGCTGCAATGGCTGCCGGTGCAGGGCTATGTCAGCCTGTCCGAGGGCGTGGGCCCCTGGCTGCGCAACCTGACCCTGCCCTGCATCAACCTGGCGCTGGTGTACATCGCGCTGATCACCCGCATGACCCGCGCAACCGTGGTGGAAGTGCTGCACGAGGACTACATCCGCACGGCGCGCGCCAAGGGCCTGGCGGTGCTGCCCGTGCTGGAGCACGCGCTGCGCAACGCCGCCATTCCCATCGCGACCACCGTGGGCGTGGGCATCGCGCTGCTGATCGGTGGCGTGGTCGTGACCGAGACGGTCTTCGCCATTCCCGGCATCGGCCGCCTGGTCATCGACGCGGTCCAGCACCACGACTATCCAGTCATCCAGAGCGTGCTGCTGCTATCGGCCGGCACCTACGTGGTGATCAATCTGCTGATCGACCTCAGCTACCGGCTGTTCGATCCTCGCATCCGTTACTGA